The Kineococcus radiotolerans SRS30216 = ATCC BAA-149 genomic interval GAGGAGGTGGTGGAGGCGGCTGGATCGTCGTGGCGGATGGGATGGCAGCCCGAAGCAGTGGATGTGCAGGACGAGTCAGAGGGTCGCCGCCCTGGCCGGGTCGTCGCCGCGGCCTTCGCGGTGCCGGATCCCCTGGGGGTGCCGGATCCGCGGGTGGAGGGGTTCAGTACCGAACCGGTACGGGTCTTCCAACTCGGCAGCTATGGGATCAGTGCCGCGGCCGGGGTGGGTGAGCACCTGGTGGTGGTGACCGGCGGGCCGCCGCCCTCGCTGGAGCCCACCCGGGACGGGTCAACGGCGGGTGGGTCGGAGGCGGAGAGGCGTGCAGGACCGCGGGATCGGCCCACACCGTGTGTCGTGGCGCTGCATCCCGGTACCAGTGAGCTGCGGCTGTGGTTGAGCGGGGACGAGGTCGACATCAGCGACCTGTGCTGGCCGCTGGTGCCCCGGCCGTTGGACGCGGACTCCTACGCCCAGCAGGTGCTGACGTCGTGGAGCCGGATGGACCGCTACTGGCAGGGTCCCGATGGCTGGCACCCGTTGACGAGCGGGGTCAGCGGCAGCCGGGCGCGGCTGATCGGGGATTGGCCGGCGACGCGGGTGGAATTCACCTTCGACTACGCGCCCCGTCCAGGGGTGCGGGTGCGGCGCTTCATCGCCTTGTTCGACGAGTTGGGAGCCATCGAGTACCCCGAGTACGCCGACGTCGGTCTGATGGAGGACCTCGACACCGAACGGGTGCCGCCGTTGACGGACGCCCGTGACGGCTTTCTCGACATGTGAGGCGCTACGGCTTGGAAGATTGGAGACCGCACGGACGGCGGGATGACCGTGAAAGTGACGTGCCGCCTCAGCAACCGCCGTGCACGATGGGCCGGTGCCGCAGCCTCTGCTCGTCCCCGTGATCACCGGTGAGTCCGTCACGTTGCGCCCCTTCGAGGCCAGCGACGTCGGCGCGGTGCTCGAGGCGACGACGGATCCATTGATCCCCTTGATCACCAGCGTCCCGGACACCGCGGACAGCAAGCTTGCTGCCGCGTTCGTGGGGCGTCAGCACGAGCGGGCGGTGACGGGCGTGGGCTACTCGTTCGCGGTGGAGTCCGGGTCGGTGTGCGTCGGGCAGATTGGCCTGTGGCTGCGCGATCTGGACTAGGGACGGGCCACGATCGGCTACTGGATCCGGCCCAGCAGTCGCCGGCGGGGCCACGCCGCGCAGGCTTTGGGCGCTTTGACGCAGTGGGCGTGGAGACTGCCGGAGGTGCACCGCCTTCAGCTCTACATCGAGCCGAGCAACGTCGGGTCGTGGCGTACCGCCGAGCGGGCGGGGTACGTCCGAGAGGGGCTGCTGCGTTCGTGGGAGGTCGTGGGGAACGAGCGTCGGGACATGTTCATGTACGGGATGGCGCGGCAGTAGCGAGCTGACCGCGGCCCTGCTGCAGTGGACTTCGTGCCTTGCATTGGCATCGGGGACCGCGCGCACAACGCGGGATGACTGTGCGGTCGGCGGGATGGCGTCTCACTCCTCGGCGCGCAGCGGGGCTGAATCGCCTGCGCAGGGGCGATGGTCGTGCCACGGTGAGCGGATGAGCGCCGCGTCCGGTCACCCGTCGTCTCGTCCCGACCTCCTGCTGTTGGCCCTGGTGGGCCTGCCGGTGGTGGGGGCGGTGCTGACGCTGGCGGTGCAGCTGTACCTGGCGACCTGGGGTGGCGTCGACGTCGACGTGGTCTGGGTGCTGAGCACTGCGCTGTTCTGCGGGTGGGGGCTGCTGCCGTTCGTTGCGGCGATGTTGGTGGGGATCAGCGTGTACCGGCACTGGCGCAGCGCGGCTGCGGTGGCGGTGCTGGGGCAGTTGCTGCTGGTGATCGGGACGGGGTGGCTGCTGCACGATGTCGTGGCGTCTGAGTCCTCCACCGCGGTCCTGGGTCTGATCTTCGCGCCGCTGCTGCAGGGTGCTGCGGCCGGAGTGGTGATGGCGGGCTCGGTCGGGGTCGCCAGGATGCGGCGTCACGCTGCACGGACCCTCTGAGCGTCTCCACCGCCGACACCTGCGGGCACCTACAGGCACTTGCGAGCACCTGGGGAGAACGGGGAGGTGCGTGGTCGCTGCGGGGGGTGTGTTCGTCATGGACGACGACGCGTTTCGCGCAACCAGCGGAATGACCGTGCGTTTGGCTCAGCCGGTCTGGAACTCACCAATGACGGTGACCCCATCGGAGGTGTAGACGGGGATGGTGCGCGGCGCCAGCGGATGCGCCTCCTGCCAGGCCAGCGCCTGCTCGGGAGACGTCGGCATCGGCTGAGGGTTGAGGTCGCGGTTGTAGGCGTAGCCCTGCTGCCCGTTGGTGGCCCACACCGCGACCAGGTCGGGAGTGCTGCCGTCGTCCTTGACGACGCCGTAGGTATCGCCGTTGGCGTTGGCGGCCCAGTCGGTGGAGGTGCGGGTGGAGTAGGTGCTGGTCAGTGACCAGCGGGTGCCCGGAGCGGCGGTGATCGTGGTGCTTGTCTGCTCAGGCTGCAGAGCCAGCGTGTAGCCGATCTCACCAGCGCCACCGTCTCGGGCGATGTCCTCAGCTGAGCAGCTCCCTCCGGCCCCGTCGGCGAAGGTGAAGGAGCCCGAGGTCAAGCAGGTCAGGACTAGCTCGACGCTGGTGGTGCCGGCGGGGCGCTGGCCCAGGTCGATGGTGGCGGTGCCGGTGTGTACGACGGTGCTGGCCGGGGCGCGTAGGACGACTTGGTCGGCTCCGGGCAGGGGCAGGACGCCGGCAGCGACCGCGGCGCCCCCACCACCCAGCCCGGCCAGGATGAGAGCCCCCAAGGTCAGAGTCCGACGACGGGGCCACCCCCCACGGCGACGGGAACCGCGACCTTCCTGGCGGCTCAGTCGACGGTGTCCGGCGGACTCATCGGTGCTGGTGGCGGAGTTGCTGGTGGCTACTGCCTGCTGTAGGTGGCTGCGCAAGGCCGCCCGGAAGGTGGGGTCCGGCGCCGGGCCGTTCGACGTGGCCAGGCGCGCACGCATCTGCGCGTCGAAAGCGGCGTCACGGGCGCCGTCGCGGGTCGGGTCGCGCGTCAGGTCGCGCGTCAGGTCGGGGATCGGGTCGGGGGTGGGATGCTGCTCGCTCATCGGTGCTGTCCTTCGGGTGCGTGCAGGTGGCCGGTGACCGAATCAGCTGGGGGGCTGGCTGCGGGACCGGCGGCGGGGTGGGCCACGGGGTGGGCCACGGGGTGGGCCACGGGGTGGGCCGCGGGGTGGGCCGCGGGGTGGGCCGCGGGGTGGGCCGCGGGGTGGTCGGCCAAGGCGGTGCGCAAGCGGGTGCGGGCGCGGTGCAGACGGGTCTTGGCCGTCCCGGCGCTCAGGTGCAGAAGGTCCGCTGCTTCGGCCAGGGCGTAGCCCTCCAGGACGACCAGGGTGATCAGCTGCAGGTCGACTGGCTTCAGTGCGCGCAGCGCGCCGGTGAGCTCTTCGTCGTGCAGATGACCCAGGCCGCCCACGCCGTTCAAAGCGGTCTCAGCTGCGTCGGGGGTGGTGTCCTGGCGGGGCAGGCGTCGCAGGAGGTCGCGGTGGCGGCGGGTGCTGCGTTGGGTGTTGCGGGCCAGGTTGGTGGTGGTCACCAGGAGCCAGGGCAGGACGCTGCCGTGGACGAGGTGGACGTGCTCGCGTCGGCGCCACAGCTCCAGGAAGGCCGCGGCGGTGATGTCGTCGGCGTCGGTGCCGCTGGCGGTGCTGTTGGGGGAGCCGACGGGGACCAGGCGTGAGGCGTGGCGGTGGACGCGGGGGTGGTGGCGGTCGAAGAGGAGAACGAAGGCGTCGGGGTCACCGCGCAGGCTGGCGGCCCAGTGCGCGTCGTCGGTCTCGGTGTCCACGTCTCCTAGTGTCTTGAGCAGGCCCGATGGTTCCACGCATGAGCGGCCAATCTGCCGCCGCAGTGATCGACCTCAGCTCATCCTGATCTCGGCACAAGCGTGAGGTCGCAGCCGTCCATGATCGCGCGCTGAGCGCGGGATGACCGCGCGGTTCGAGTGCGGCGCCATGAGTGTGAACTTGAGCCTCCATGGCCGGGCCCACCGCCCGCTCACGCGATCATGAGCGGGTGAGCGAGGGCAGCAGTGGCCGGCGTACCTGGGCCGTGGCCGAGATCGACCTGCCGCGTACCACCGCTGAGCAGGTCTGCACCGCCTTCCTGGACGTGATGGCCGAGCCGGCGCCGTGGGCCTGCATCGACGCGTGGAGCGACTACCGCGATGAGCTACCTGCCGAGGTCGAGCACGCCCAGACCGCGTTGCAGCAGTTGCACGCTCATCGTGACGGCCAGGACACCGGCATGGGCATCGGTATCGACCGCAGCGACCCTGCTCAGGAGGCGCTGTTGCGTACCTACGCGGCGTGGTCCATCCATGTGGAGCTGCTTTCGGCGGCGGAGCAGGAGGCCCTGGTCACCTTCCACGACGGGGCGTCGTCCATCACCGCGGAGCTGACCGGCACCGAGGTCGAGCGCTTGCGCGAGCGGCTGGCGGGCGTGGCTTCGGTGGAGCGGCTGGAACGGTTGCACGCACAGGCGAGGGTGCGGCGGGAGCAGGAACGGTGGGAGCGTCGGGCTCAGCGGAAGCAGCAGTGGCTGGCGCGGCTGGGGTGGTCACCGCAGCGAGACGTCCGCCGGCAGGAGGAGGAGCTGCTCTGCGCGGAGTGCGGGCATCCGCAGGGTGCTCATCCGGGGCCAGGTCAGCGCGACCTGAAGGTGTGCGCAGTGTGTGTCTACGAGGAGGACTACGAGCTGCGGGAGGAGTCGGAGATGTGCCGGCGGGCCTACCCCGGCTGATGCGAGTCACCGCACCGCGGGATGACCGTGCGCCCGCGCACCGCGGGATGACCGTGATGTCCGGGTGCCAATGGGGTGACTGGCGTGGTGCTTCCGGGAGTTGGATCACTCGGGAGGCTGCCGCGGCACCTGAAGGTCGACGAGGACCGCGTCCTCCCCGCCTGACCTGACGTTGCCCAAGGCCGCCGGTGAGGGGGCGGTCCGCCACACGCGGTCATCGAAGTCCCACCCCGCACCGGTCACCTCCCGAAGCCGCAAGGTGCCCGGGATGGCCGACCACGCCTCCATCGCCTCGCCGGCCGGACCGAGGCCTTCGACGACACTCAGACGTCGATCCAGGCTGATGACCCGTGTGCGCACCACTAGCCCCGACAGTTCGTCAGCGTCGTAGAGCGGTTCTTCGCTGGGTGTGACGTGCCACTGCGCCTGCAGTGGCCGCGTCGCACCCCGCCCCGCGCTTCGGCAGGCACCACCACTTGAGGTGGCAAGGCGTCCACGTCGAGGTCCTCGTCCAGGGCCGCCAAGCCGTAGACGTCCTGCGGGTCTGAAGGGCGGAAGACCATGCGGTAGCCGTTCAGAGGCTGACCCACGGTTGGGCGTGGCGCCCCGCCGCGGATCTCCCAGCTGTCGATGTAGCAGCGGAGCACCGAGCTTGGTGTCTCTGCGGCTTCGGTGGAGCGCTTCACGCTGAAGACCCGCGCACTCGGCAAGTCCAGAGCACGAAGGCCCCGGGCGCGGGTTACCCGACTCCGATCACGGTAGCGGAGTCGAAGATCATCGGGGTAGCAGCCCGCGACTCGGAGACCTCGCGGTCTTCGCCAAGAGCGTGAAGTCGGTGGCCACCATGATCGCGCACAACGCGGGATGACCGTGAAGTCGGTGCATCGGTGCCTCATCCCGGCGAAGCGCCCCGCTGGGCCGTGCTGTCGCTACCAGGTCGAGGTCGCCGGGGATTCTCCTGCTCCTCCTCACCGGGCGGCAACGCGACGCTGGCACCCTGCCCCTCCCCCTTCGAGGCAAGGCGAAGCAGGTCCGAGAGCTGCTCCACGGAAGACTTCGGGCACCCCACCCGCATCCAGTACTCGGCTCGAGACAGCGCCAACGTCGCCTCGGTGAGTGCTGCAGAGAGCCGCGCAGCTTCCTCTAGCCCCATGGACAGGATGATCGTGGACTCGTGACGTTCCAGGTGGACCATCGACGCCTACCTCTCCACTTGCGGTGATGACCGGCGAGTCGACGACGACCGCACTACAGCTTCCCATCCGGTTTTCTGGGCTCCCAGTGATCTTTTGGTCATCGTCATGACCGTGACGTCGTTGACCGTGAAGTCGAGGCGGTGCGGGTGAGCCGCTGACGGCTCCGGCGGTGCTGCTCGTCCGGCAGCCCGGGAGCAGGGAAGTGTCACCACCAAGCCCGCTGGAAGTGTCACCGATGTCCTGATGCGGAACCGTCACCGATGTCCTGCGAGATGACAGGTGGTGGTGTCGTGTCCGGGACCGTCACTCGATCGATGATCGATCCGCGTCGTGGACCTGCCGTTCCAGGGTGCGGCGCGTCGTCGGTACCGCACCGCTGCGGGCAGGGCCCTCGGGGTGCGCACGACGTGAACCCGCCGCGCAGGAGGGACGGGGGAGGGGTGGGGCGTTCCTGCCGCTGGCCGAGGCCAGCGGGCTCATCGTGCCGCTGGGGCGGCAGGTGCTGACCCTGGCGTGCAGGCAGGTGGCGCTGTGGCGGGCGCAGCTGCCGGCCGCTGCGGACCTGCGCGTGGTCGTCGACGTCTCCGGCCGGCGGCTGGGCGAACCCGACACCGTCGACGTCGTCGCCGAGGCCCTGCTGATCAGCGGTCTGCTGCCGGGTGCGCTGGTGCTGGAGCTGACCGGGACGTCCCTGGCGGGGACCGGCGCGGAGGTGGACATCGCCCTGCAGCGGATCCGGGAGTTGGCGCTGGCGTTGGACGACTTCGGCACCGGTTGCGCCGGTTCCAGCTACCTGCAGCGCTTCCAGCCCGACATCGTCGAGATCGACCGTTGCTCCGTCGCCGCGCTGGGGCGTTCCGCGCGCGACGACCTGCTGACGCACTCGTTGGTCGGGTTGGGCCTGCAGCTGGGGTGCGACGTGGTGGCCGAGGGGGTGGAGACGATCGAGCAGGTGCAGACCCGGGCGGCGCTGGGGGTGCGCAACGCGCGGGAGTACTTCTCCTCCACCCCCCCGCAGCGCGCGGGACCTGGCCGAGCAGTCGCCCGCCGCCTCGTCCTCCTGAACCGCGTGGCCCGCGTCAGGTGCTGCTGTCCTCGGTGGCCGGGCACGTGCGCGGGATGGTCAGCTCGGCGGGTGCCGTCGGGCGGGCGAAGAGGAAACCCTGCCCGCTGTCGCAGGAGTCGGCGACGAGGCGGTGCAGCTGGTCGTTCTCCTCGATTCCCTCGGCCACGACTCCGAGGTCGAAGCTGTGGGCGGCGGAGATCACGAGGCGGACGAGGTCGGCGTGCCCGGCGCCGGGGGAGGAGACGAAGCTGCGGTCGATCTTGAGGATGTCCACCGGCAGGTTCGGCAGCTGGCCGATGGAGGTGTAGCCGGTCCCGAAGTCGTCGATGGCGATCTTCACGCCCAGCTCCCGCAGCGCGCGCAGCTGGTCCAGGGCGGAGGGGACGTCGACCAGCACCGTCTCGGTGATCTCCAGGGTCAGGCGCACGGGGTCGATCCCGGAGGTGGCGAGGGCGGCGGCGACGTCGTCGAGGAGGTAGCGGCTGGCGAGGTGGCGCCCGGAGATGTTGACGGCCACCCCCAGGCCCGCGAGTTCGCCCTCCGGACCGCCGGCCCCGGCGGCGCCCGCCGTGGCGGCGGCGTCCCACTGCGTGAGCTGGGTCAGGGCGGCGGCCAGGGCCCAGCGGCCGAGGTCGCAGATCAGGTCCGAGCGTTCGGCGGCGGGGATGAAGGCGTCCGGGGGGACCAGGCCGTGCCCGGGCCGGTTCCAGCGGACCAGGGCCTCCACGCTGGCGGTGCGCCCGGTCAGCAGGTCCAGGACCGGCTGGTAGTGCAGGACGAGTTCGTTCCCCAGCAGCGCCTGGCGCAGGGCCTCCTCGGTCTGGGCCTGCACGCTCAGCTCGTGGCGCAGTTCGTCGTCGAAGACCTCCACCACGCCGCGGCCGGCGGCCTTGGCGCGGTAGGCGGCGGCGTCGGCTTCCTGCAGCAGGCGTTCGGCGGTGGTGTCGGCCCCGTGGGCCGGGGTGCCGTGGGTGCCGGCGCCGCTGACGGCGACGCCGATGCTGGCCCCGACACGCGCGACGCGGTCCCCGATCCGCACCGGCGCGCAGATCGCGGTGATGAGGCGCTGGCCGAGTTCCACGAGCTGGTGGTGGTCCTCGGCCGGTTCGACGAGGACCACGAACTCGTCCCCGCCTAGGCGGCACACGGCGTCGCCGCCGCGCACGGTCTCCTCCATGCGGGCGCTGACCACGCGCAGCAGTTCGTCGCCCGCGGCGTGGCCCAGGGTGTCGTTGACCTGCTTGAAGTGGTCGAGGTCCACGAAGAGCAGGCCCACGTGCTGACCGTTGCGCCGGGCGCGGTGCACGGCCCGTTCGATGAGGACGCTGGCCTGGGCCCGGTTGGGCAGCTCGGTCAGCGCGTCGTGGGACGCCTGGTGGGCGAGGCTGACCTGGAGGCGTTCCCGTTCGTGGATGGCGCTGATCATCTGGGTGATGGAGGCGTGCACGACGGCGCCGAGGGAACCGGCCAGCGGTTCCTGGACCACCTCGGCGTCCAGGTCGCCGTCGGCGACGGCCTGGGCCTGGGCCTGGACCCGGCGCAGGCTGGCCACGGTGGCGGACAGGCCCCGGGCCACGCTGCGCACCTCGCGGGGTCCGCCGTCGGCGACGTCGAGGAGCCCGGCGTCCAGCTCGCCGTCGCGCACCGCCTCGGCCTGCTGAGCCAGGTGCCGCAGCGGGCGGGCGATGAAGCGGTGCACCAACCCCATGACGCCCGCGGTGACCACCAGCAGCACCAGGGCGATCAGCAGCAGGGCCCGCAGCTCCGCCGCCGCTCGCTGAGCCGGGAGGTCGGTGGCGGTCACGGCCTGATCGCCGATGGTGTCCACCGCCTCGCGCAGAGCCGCGTCGCGGCTGGTGTTGGCGGTGGTGAGGGCCAGGAACTGCGGCAGCGCCAGCGCCACCCCGGGCGAGGCGGTGGAGGTGGCGGTCCCGGTCCCGGTGGCCGCGGCGTCGAGGAGGGTGTCGACCTGCACGGCGGCCTCGCTGCCGGTGGCGCTCCGCCACGCCGCCACCGCCGAGGGACCGGCGTGGGCGGTGAGGTCGGCGTCGGCGGCGCGGTACCCGCCCCAGGCCTGCAGGAAGGCGGCGCGGGCCTCGTCCCGTCCGGCCTCCGGGACCGAGACCGAGCCCAGGAGCAGGGGGACCTGGAGGCTGGCGAAGGTCGCGGCCTCCTGCGCGCGGTCCAGGTCGTTCACCGCCCGGGCCCCGGGCCCGTCCAGGGACTCGTCGCGGGCGGCGTCGAGGTGGTCCGCGACCTGCCCGGTGAGGTCGGCCACGATCTCGCCGTAGCGGGTGAAGAGCACCGTGGTGTCGCCGCCGGTCGCTGCGCTCGCGCGCAGCTGCGCGACCTCGGCCGCAGCCGCTGCGGCTCCGGCGGCGGCGGCGGTGCCGGCGGTGGCGTCCACGGCGGTGTCGGTGGCGGCCTGGACGGCACCGAGCTGCTGAGCGATGGCGGGTCCGGCCAGGTCGGCGATGCCCGCGAGGCCGGAGGCGTCGAGACCGGCGGCGGCCGCGGTGGCGGGATCGGCGAGCACCGCCTGACCCAGCACCGGCACGACCTCCTGGGCGATGCTGCCCCGCACGGTGTCCAGCAGGGCGGCGGCGCGCACCTGCGCGGCCGCGGTGTCCGCGGCGCGGGAGATGCCGCGGCTGGCGTCCACGGCCAGGGCGACGGCGCCGGTGAGGCCGACGACCGGTACGAGCACCAGGGTCAGGAGGCTGCGCTGCAGGGAGGGAGCCACCCGGCCCTCCCGGGAGGGTCGAACCTCCCGGGAGGGTCCGGCGGCGCGGACCGGGCGCGGAGGATGCACGTCCGTCCATCGGCGCCCGGAGCGTCCTGCTCAAGCGGTTCAGGAGTTGTTCACCCGCCGCCGGCCCCCCGCGGGCGTCACCCCGCCGGCCGCGTCGGGGGGGTGCGCACGGCCCGCCCCGGTGGCGGCGCCGGGGGCGTCGGGGACGACACTGGGAACTCGCGGTGGCGCGGACGCCCACCGGTCGAGCGTGGAGGAGGTCCCGTGGAACCCGTCGACGACAGGCTCGCGGCCGGTGGTGGCGAACTCCGAGGCGGAGCGGCGGCGCAGGACGAACTGGTGGTGTACGGCGCGGGCTGGTGCCCGGACGTGCGGCGCAGCCGGGCGCTGCTGGAGGCCGAAGGCGTGGCGTACCGCTACGTGGACGTCGAGGCCGACGCCGCCGCCACCGACCTGGTGCGCCGGTTGCAGCAGGGCGCCCGGCGCATCCCGACGATCGTCTGGCCGGACGGGTCCCACCTGGTCGAGCCCAGCGACGACGAGTTGCGCACCCGGCTTCGGTAGCCCACCACGACCAGGTGCCCGCCGGTTCCACGGCAGGGGGGTGCGGCACGGGGTGGGCCCGGTGTCCGCCCGCGGGCGTGGTGCGGGGGTCAGCGCGGCGTGCCGTGCTCCGCCCGGACCACGCCGAACCGGACCACGCCGAACCCGACGACGCGGACGACCACGTCGGCCGCCGCGGCGAGCGCCGACGCTCGACCCGGGTGGTCGAGCCGCACCACCTCGTGGTGCGGGCGGCTCGCTGGTACCTGCTCGCCCCCGAACGCGCGCAGCAGCGGTGGGACGTCCTGCGCCTGGACCGCACCCCCGCTCCCACCGCCGCGGGCGTGCCCTCCGCCGAGCGACCGGTGCCGGGCGGCGCGATCCGCCCGGCCGCCTCCGCGCCCCGGATCCGTGCGGTGGGACGCGGGTGCGTCGGGGCTCCTCGTCAGGTCGACACCCAGCGTCGGACCAGCGCCACGACCTGCGCCTGGCGGACGTCGACGGCTCGCAGGTCGGGGAAGTCGATGACGGCGCGGTCGGGGGCCAGCCACGTCAGCAGTCCGGTGGGGTCGTGGAAGGTGAACTCCGCGGTGTCGGCGCGCACCCCCGCTCCCCGGTGGAACACCAGCTGCAGCTCGTCGCGGGGGTGCAGCCGGAAGGTGACCCGGTCCTGCCCGTCACGGCAGAAGCTGGGGGCGTTCCACTTCACGTGCTCGGTGAGGTCGGGGTCGCACGCCAGGATGGCGGCGCGCAACCGCAGGACACCGTCCTTCAAGGGGTGCTGCAGGTCGTCGAGGTAGTGCTCGACGTCCGTCGAGGTGGTGCCCACGTGGTCTCTCCTCGGGTTCGGTGCCTGACGGGACGCGGTGTGCGGGGTCGTCGTCGGTACGGACTCGCCGGAGCACCGGGAATCATCGGGACACCGCCCGGAGCGGCGAGGACGCGGAGGCGATCACCGCCGGCGCTCGCGCGGGTGCCCGTCACTCCTCGTCGGCGTGCAGGTCCTGCCAGGCGCGCTGGGCCAGCTCGTCACCGGCGGTGGCGCCGGCCAGCAGGTGCTCCTCGGCGCCCCGGACGTCGCCGCGCTGCAGCAGCAGCATCGCGAGGTTGTGGTGGCAGTGCAGGTCCCCGGCGGCGAGGCCGGCCCGGTAGGCGTCCTCCGCCGCCGCTTCACCCGCCGGGTCCGCCCCGCCCGTGCCCCCGCCGGCCCGGGCGTCGTCGAGGAGGAGGTTGCCCAGCGGCAGCCAGCACTCGCGCTGACCCAGCTTGGCCCCCAGCTCCAGCTGGGCCCGCGCCTGCTGCCGCCTGCCGGTGTCGGCCAGGAGATCGGCCAGGTCCGCGCGGGCGTCCCCGCTGACGGCGGCCGCGGCGCGCAACTGCTCCTCCAGCGCGGGGTCCCGGGTGCGTTCCCAGCGCCAGCTGGCCAGCAGCGCCGCGGCGGGTGGGTGGCCGCGTTCGGCGGCCCGGGCCAGCGTCGCCTCGGCCTCCTCGCGCAGGCCCTGCTCACGCAGCAGCAGCGCCAGGTCGACGAACCCCTCGGGCTGGTCGCCGACCTCCCCGGCGGCGCGGTAGGCGCGCATCGCCTCGACCAGGTCCCCCTGCAGCTCCAGGGTGTGGCCGAGGTTGAGCCAGGCGTCGCTCTCGCCGGCGGCGACGGCCCGCTGGTAGGCCTCGATCGCCTCCACCGGCCGGTCCAGCTCGCGCAGGGTGTTGCCCACGTTGAACCACACCCACTCCTGCCCCAGGACCACGGCGCGTCGGAAGCACAGCAGCGCTTCCCGCTGCCGGCCCAGGTCGGCGAGGTCGCACCCGACCTCGACCAGCTCGTCGGTGTCGTCCCCGGCCAGCGCTGCGCGGAGACGCTCCTGCAGCTCCCGACCCGGCTCGTCCACCCCGTCAGTGTGCCGGTCCGGTCCTGGGGCCGGGTTCCGCGGACCCCCACCGGCCCTGCATGCCGCCGGGTGGCCCCGAGGAGTCGACCGGGTCCGTGACGGGTGGGGTTCGGTACCGTGACCGTGGACCGGAGGGCGGGGTGGCGTGGTGGACCAGGGCTGTTCGGGGCGGTGGCGCTCGCGGGTGCTGACCTTGTCGCTGTCGGGGGTGCTCGCGGCGACGTCACTGGCCGCGTGCGGTTCCGGCGACGACGCGGAGGAGTACCGCGGGGTGTGCGTGGACGAGAGCACGCAGCAGCGCGTCGACGACGACCGCTGCGACGACGACGGCACCCGGGTCGGGGGTCTCGGGTGGGTCTACTTCGCGGCCGGGACCCGCCTCCCCGCGCTCGGTGCGCGCGTCAGCGGCGGTACGGCCGCCCTCCCGCAGGGGGCTGCGGTCACCCGTGGCGGTGTGCCCGGTGACGGTGCCACCGTCAGCCGGGGTGGTTTCGGCGGCGGCAGCGACTCCAGCGTGGGCGGGTAGGTGCGCCGCGAGACCTCGCCGGTGCGGCCCGGGTGGCGCG includes:
- a CDS encoding GNAT family N-acetyltransferase produces the protein MITGESVTLRPFEASDVGAVLEATTDPLIPLITSVPDTADSKLAAAFVGRQHERAVTGVGYSFAVESGSVCVGQIGLWLRDLD
- a CDS encoding GNAT family N-acetyltransferase; this encodes MGYWIRPSSRRRGHAAQALGALTQWAWRLPEVHRLQLYIEPSNVGSWRTAERAGYVREGLLRSWEVVGNERRDMFMYGMARQ
- a CDS encoding RNA polymerase sigma factor, which produces MDTETDDAHWAASLRGDPDAFVLLFDRHHPRVHRHASRLVPVGSPNSTASGTDADDITAAAFLELWRRREHVHLVHGSVLPWLLVTTTNLARNTQRSTRRHRDLLRRLPRQDTTPDAAETALNGVGGLGHLHDEELTGALRALKPVDLQLITLVVLEGYALAEAADLLHLSAGTAKTRLHRARTRLRTALADHPAAHPAAHPAAHPAAHPVAHPVAHPVAHPAAGPAASPPADSVTGHLHAPEGQHR
- a CDS encoding EAL domain-containing protein, translating into MAPSLQRSLLTLVLVPVVGLTGAVALAVDASRGISRAADTAAAQVRAAALLDTVRGSIAQEVVPVLGQAVLADPATAAAAGLDASGLAGIADLAGPAIAQQLGAVQAATDTAVDATAGTAAAAGAAAAAAEVAQLRASAATGGDTTVLFTRYGEIVADLTGQVADHLDAARDESLDGPGARAVNDLDRAQEAATFASLQVPLLLGSVSVPEAGRDEARAAFLQAWGGYRAADADLTAHAGPSAVAAWRSATGSEAAVQVDTLLDAAATGTGTATSTASPGVALALPQFLALTTANTSRDAALREAVDTIGDQAVTATDLPAQRAAAELRALLLIALVLLVVTAGVMGLVHRFIARPLRHLAQQAEAVRDGELDAGLLDVADGGPREVRSVARGLSATVASLRRVQAQAQAVADGDLDAEVVQEPLAGSLGAVVHASITQMISAIHERERLQVSLAHQASHDALTELPNRAQASVLIERAVHRARRNGQHVGLLFVDLDHFKQVNDTLGHAAGDELLRVVSARMEETVRGGDAVCRLGGDEFVVLVEPAEDHHQLVELGQRLITAICAPVRIGDRVARVGASIGVAVSGAGTHGTPAHGADTTAERLLQEADAAAYRAKAAGRGVVEVFDDELRHELSVQAQTEEALRQALLGNELVLHYQPVLDLLTGRTASVEALVRWNRPGHGLVPPDAFIPAAERSDLICDLGRWALAAALTQLTQWDAAATAGAAGAGGPEGELAGLGVAVNISGRHLASRYLLDDVAAALATSGIDPVRLTLEITETVLVDVPSALDQLRALRELGVKIAIDDFGTGYTSIGQLPNLPVDILKIDRSFVSSPGAGHADLVRLVISAAHSFDLGVVAEGIEENDQLHRLVADSCDSGQGFLFARPTAPAELTIPRTCPATEDSST
- a CDS encoding glutaredoxin family protein, whose amino-acid sequence is MVYGAGWCPDVRRSRALLEAEGVAYRYVDVEADAAATDLVRRLQQGARRIPTIVWPDGSHLVEPSDDELRTRLR
- a CDS encoding DUF1801 domain-containing protein, giving the protein MGTTSTDVEHYLDDLQHPLKDGVLRLRAAILACDPDLTEHVKWNAPSFCRDGQDRVTFRLHPRDELQLVFHRGAGVRADTAEFTFHDPTGLLTWLAPDRAVIDFPDLRAVDVRQAQVVALVRRWVST
- a CDS encoding tetratricopeptide repeat protein: MDEPGRELQERLRAALAGDDTDELVEVGCDLADLGRQREALLCFRRAVVLGQEWVWFNVGNTLRELDRPVEAIEAYQRAVAAGESDAWLNLGHTLELQGDLVEAMRAYRAAGEVGDQPEGFVDLALLLREQGLREEAEATLARAAERGHPPAAALLASWRWERTRDPALEEQLRAAAAVSGDARADLADLLADTGRRQQARAQLELGAKLGQRECWLPLGNLLLDDARAGGGTGGADPAGEAAAEDAYRAGLAAGDLHCHHNLAMLLLQRGDVRGAEEHLLAGATAGDELAQRAWQDLHADEE